The Candida dubliniensis CD36 chromosome 2, complete sequence genome contains a region encoding:
- a CDS encoding regulatory protein Mig1 homologue, putative (Similar to S. cerevisiae MIG1) — MSLLDHPKPKKDPTVRPYKCPHCDKAFQRLEHQTRHIRTHTGEKPHQCTFPGCSKRFSRSDELTRHSRIHTNPNSRKNRKKKKEEVEKTEKPEKPDKPDKPDKPDKSVKTASPPNPTHSIDILASAATEELRMMESKSLPSLTDYFGKPPPKANYDFSMKKPTFQFHDTTNLHHLSNLAFRMTPVKTHIQEDSDLDYVKHKLKRSRPNSPGPSTLPSSPVLGLSTNTTPSISASNSSTNLSSLGMLASFKPSMLHSQSSDALPSIKSLNLPEFNK; from the coding sequence ATGAGTTTACTAGACCACCCAAAACCTAAAAAGGACCCAACAGTCCGTCCATATAAATGTCCTCATTGCGATAAAGCATTCCAAAGATTAGAACACCAAACTAGACATATACGTACCCACACAGGCGAAAAACCCCACCAGTGTACATTCCCCGGCTGTTCAAAGAGATTCAGCAGATCCGATGAACTAACTCGACATCTGAGAATACACACCAACCCCAACAGCAGGAAAAAtaggaaaaagaagaaagaggAGGTAGAAAAGACAGAAAAACCAGAAAAACCAGACAAGCCAGACAAGCCAGACAAGCCAGATAAGCTGGTAAAGACAGCTTCTCCCCCCAATCCCACCCACAGTATAGATATCCTTGCTTCTGCTGCCACCGAGGAGTTGCGTATGATGGAGTCCAAGTCTCTCCCCTCATTGACCGACTATTTCGGCAAACCACCCCCAAAAGCCAACTACGACTTTTCCATGAAGAAACCCACATTCCAGTTCCACGACACAACAAACTTACACCACCTCTCCAACCTTGCGTTCAGAATGACACCCGTGAAAACCCACATCCAAGAGGATTCCGATTTAGACTACGTCAAACACAAGTTGAAACGATCACGGCCCAACAGCCCCGGCCCTTCAACCCTTCCAAGCTCACCAGTCTTGGGGTTATCGACCAATACTACTCCGCTGATTTCTGCAAGCAATAGTAGCACCAACCTTTCATCCCTAGGCATGCTCGCCTCATTCAAACCTTCAATGCTACATTCACAATCAAGCGACGCCTTGCCTTCAATAAAAAGTTTAAACTTGCctgaattcaataaatag
- a CDS encoding transposable element protein, putative (transposable element), translated as MITNYTQSTIEPIHSSHDMITTVLSINSSFEIATTRFILKDYMLENEELGNLIINNSPDDCPRSGSLSVKSGCCYWSFVFSCSFFLFVLAGMCTHQLTKSYGCPSLLKIGGACHPLKGKDVGCSTDENWYRCSTVTDV; from the coding sequence ATGATAACAAACTACACCCAATCAACTATTGAGCCAATACATTCCTCCCATGATATGATTACCACTGTATTGAGCATTAATTCAAGTTTTGAaatagcaacaacaagatttaTATTAAAGGATTACATGCTTGAGAATGAAGAATTGGGGAATcttataatcaataattccCCTGACGATTGCCCTCGACTGGGCTCCCTTCTGGTGAAGagtggttgttgttactggtcttttgtttttagttgttcgttttttctttttgtattgGCTGGTATGTGTACACACCAATTAACCAAGTCGTACGGATGCCCCAgcttattgaaaattggggGTGCTTGTCACCCCCTTAAAGGTAAGGATGTAGGATGTTCTACGGATGAAAACTGGTACAGATGCAGCACAGTTACGGATGTCTAA